In the genome of Neisseria animaloris, one region contains:
- a CDS encoding RnfH family protein has translation MVEIEIAYGTSEKQLLETMQVEEGTTARQAVLQSRIAAEFPDAHVEKAPLGIFGKAVKDDTVLRDKDRVEVYRPLLIDPKEARRLRVQPKNEKA, from the coding sequence AATTGCATACGGTACGTCGGAGAAACAACTGCTCGAAACCATGCAGGTGGAAGAGGGTACCACGGCGCGGCAGGCGGTGCTGCAAAGCCGTATTGCTGCCGAATTTCCCGATGCCCATGTTGAAAAAGCACCGTTGGGCATTTTCGGCAAAGCGGTTAAAGACGATACCGTATTGCGAGATAAAGACCGTGTCGAAGTATACCGCCCGCTGCTGATAGACCCGAAAGAAGCCCGCCGCCTGCGGGTGCAGCCGAAAAACGAAAAAGCGTAA